A window from Gopherus evgoodei ecotype Sinaloan lineage chromosome 24, rGopEvg1_v1.p, whole genome shotgun sequence encodes these proteins:
- the LOC115639403 gene encoding ras-related and estrogen-regulated growth inhibitor-like protein, whose protein sequence is MVVQLRPEPQLPGRMAEGSQPKVEANILVLGAEKVGKSALTVRFLTRRFIGEYGDIESVYTHNVMVGGRDVCFSIWDSTCPQTAELQGWVSEKQLRWADGFVVVYSICDRSSFQLARQQLQRIRQLKRRSGSEKVPVILVGNKRDLQHRRAVSSEEGRLLALSTNSGFFEISAAETYHGALVVFHELLDLVRDSRSSGKKAVGIRGIVRTMSAVFGRRRTD, encoded by the exons ATGGTCGTTCAGCTCCGCCCCGAGCCCCAGCTGCCCGGCAGGATGGCCGAAGGGAGCCAGCCCAAAGTGGAAGCCAATATCCTGGTGCTGGGAGCGGAGAAAGTGGGGAAATCCG CTCTGACAGTCCGATTCCTCACCCGGAGGTTTATTGGTGAATACGGAGATATTG AATCCGTTTACACGCACAACGTGATGGTCGGAGGCAGAGACGTTTGCTTCAGCATCTGGGACTCCACCTGCCCCCAG ACCGCCGAGCTCCAGGGCTGGGTGAGTGAGAAGCAGCTGCGCTGGGCGGACGGCTTCGTCGTAGTCTACAGCATCTGTGACCGCTCCAGTTTCCAGCTGGCCCGCCAGCAGCTCCAGCGCATCCGGCAGCTGAAGCGACGGAGCGGTTCCGAGAAAGTGCCCGTCATCCTGGTGGGCAACAAGCGGGACCTGCAGCACCGGCGGGCCGTCTCCAGCGAGGAAGGGCGGCTCCTGGCCCTCTCCACGAACTCGGGTTTCTTTGAGATCTCGGCCGCTGAGACGTACCACGGTGCCCTGGTGGTCTTCCACGAGCTCCTTGACCTGGTGCGGGACTCCAGGAGCTCCGGCAAGAAGGCCGTGGGCATCCGCGGCATCGTCCGCACCATGTCGGCCGTctttgggaggaggaggacagaCTAA